CGTTTCCCCAGCCGAGACGCGCAAGCCTTTCAGCCTTGCCGCCTCCTCTACAACACGTTGGCACAAACCTCCAGCCGCTAGTGCAGCATGAATTGTGCTTTCCCGTCCAAAGGCCTGACCCAATTCATCCGCAGTCAACCAGCCGATCCAGGACCCGCCATAAGGCGTGCTCAGCTTGGACTTACCGCGCTCTGATCCATCGCTCGCTTGAATGAGCACTTCGGCCTCATCCTTAGACAGCCAATCCTTAACCTTTTCGTAACCTGACACAGCTTGCCCGCCCTTCCGGGCCAAACTGATCAACTCGACCACACGACGCGCCAGCATGGTCTCGACCATCTGAGGCAGGTTGTCTGGCAAGGTCACAGCCTGCTTTGCACTTCTTGAAAACAGACCCTTTTTCACCGCAATCTGCAGCGTATCAAGATCCGCACTGACCCAGATACCCCGTCCCGGCAAACGTTCCAGAATATCGGGCACCACCTGCGCCTCGGGACCAATTGCAAACCGGATCAAACCGTGCTTTGGCCGCACCTCGCCTGTGGCAATGCACTTGCGTTCCGGACCGTCTTTTTGGTCCTTGGGCTGTCCACCGCGCCCCATGTTAACCTCACGAGGCCTGAAGGATCAGGCCTCGGCCTCCTCGTCAACGGCTTCTTCGCCTTCTTCGGCGGCGTCCGCCTCGAGGTCCGCAGGGTCAACCCAACCCAACATAACACGCGCGGTCATGACAAGATCCTGTGCTTCTTCAAGAGACAAATCAAACGGCTCCAAAAGCCCGTCATCCTTGATCCGTTCTCCATCGACTGTCGTCCAGCCGCCTGCGAGTTCCCAGTCTGCGCAGGTTGCGAAATCCTCGAGCGTTTTCACGCCGTCCTCGGCCAGAGCTACTACCATTTGGGGTGTCAGGCCTTCGAATTCAATAAGGCTATCCTCAGCTCCCAAACTGCGCGCTTTTTCAAGAGCTTCGCGTGCCTGTGCCTCTAGGATATCGCGAGCCCGCGCTTGCAGCTCTTGAGCTGTATCTTCGTCCACACCATCAATCACCAACAGCTCATCAAGCTCGACATAGGCAACTTCTTCGAGATTCGTGAATCCTTCCGACACCAGAAGCTGCGCAAAGAACTCGTCCAGATCGAGCGTCTCCATGAAGAGCTTGGTGCGTTCTTCAAACTCTTTTTGACGGCGTTCGCTGTCTTCGGCTTCTGTCATGATGTCAATATCAAGATTGGTCAGCTGGCTTGCCAAGCGTACATTCTGGCCGCGCCGACCAATGGCCAGTGACAACTGAT
This DNA window, taken from Roseovarius sp. S88, encodes the following:
- a CDS encoding RNA-binding protein gives rise to the protein MGRGGQPKDQKDGPERKCIATGEVRPKHGLIRFAIGPEAQVVPDILERLPGRGIWVSADLDTLQIAVKKGLFSRSAKQAVTLPDNLPQMVETMLARRVVELISLARKGGQAVSGYEKVKDWLSKDEAEVLIQASDGSERGKSKLSTPYGGSWIGWLTADELGQAFGRESTIHAALAAGGLCQRVVEEAARLKGLRVSAGETPHRKGS